GAAATACACGATTCAACAAAAAAACGTTGGTCTGGGGCTGCCCTCCGCTGACCAGTTCTTTGGTGGCATGAGCCATGGTGCAATGCTAGGCGTGACCAGCTTGGGTCATATCCTGGGAGCTGGCGCAATTCTAGGGCTATCCTACGTGGGCGCGCTGTAAGACGCCCTGGGTTTGCAGTTTCAAGTCCTCTGCTTCTGATGTCTCACGAGCTGGAGTTTATGCGCTCCAGCTTTTTTATTGAAACTGCCAACTCTGCCCCATTCGTTGGTTGTTTGCAGAGCTGTTTCTACGGCTATTTGCACCATGAAACATTTTCAATTTCCCACGCGCCGCACATTTCTGAGTTGGGCCGCTCTGGGGCTGGGAGGGTTAACCCAAGCCTGCCAAGCCTCTCCTCGATCGACCTCCCAAAACGCCGCAACCGGGGCGATCGAACTCACCGTTATGATTGGGGCCCAGGAAATCCCCACCTGGAAGCCCGTGATTGATCAATGGGAAGCCCAGCAATCCCAAATTCGCATCAAAATTATTGAAGGCCC
This genomic window from Alkalinema sp. FACHB-956 contains:
- the psaK gene encoding photosystem I reaction center subunit PsaK; translation: MVTTTLLAVARSVEWSPKVAIVMIICNVLAIAIGKYTIQQKNVGLGLPSADQFFGGMSHGAMLGVTSLGHILGAGAILGLSYVGAL